The Triticum aestivum cultivar Chinese Spring chromosome 5A, IWGSC CS RefSeq v2.1, whole genome shotgun sequence genomic sequence cccacgaggcaggggggcgcgacctccaccctcgtgggcaggtggttggcccccctgttgtgttctcagtgccaaatattctcaaatattctagaaaaaacatatttacatttcagggcatttgaagaacttttattttcgaggtatttttatattgcacggataatcagataacagacaaaaaaatatttatttttattttatttgatataaatgacagaaagtaaaagtggggtacaaagggttgtgccttctagtttcatccatctcatggtcatcaaaaggattccactaacaaggttgatcaagtcttgttaacgaactcattctgaataacatggaaccggagaaatttcgaataacactatgttacctcaacggggatatgcacatccccaataataagaatatcatatttcttcttgacagtaggaagaggaaattcaaaacctccaaatataatcgatgaaatttttccaatagagttgatactatgaacttgaggttgtttcctcggaaagtgtaccgtatgctcattaccattaacatgaaaagtggcattgcctttagtgcaatcaataacagcccctgcagtattcaaaaagggtcttccaagaataatagacatactattgtcctcgggaatatcaagaataacaaagtccgttaaaatagtaacgttcgcaactacaacaggcacatcctcacaaataccgacatgtatagcagttgatttatcagccatttgcaaagatatttcagtaggtgtcaacttattcaaatcaagtctacgataaagagagaggcataacactgactccagctccaagatcacataaagcagttttaacatagtttcttttaatggagcatggtatagttggtacaccgggatctccaagtttctttggtattccacccttaaaagtataattagcaagcatggtggaaatttcagcttccggtatatttcttttatttgtaatgatatctttcatgtacttagcataaggattggttttgagcatatcagttaatcgcatacgcaaaaagatgggtctaatcatttcagcaaagcgctcaaaatcctcatcatcctttttcttggatggtttgggaggaaaaggcatgggtttctgaacccaaggctctctttctttaccatgtttcctagcaacaaaatcgcaatagttctcaagtattagcagctgagttgtcaattcaaccacacctggaaacttaatatttgtagcaaagtgtttaatagcaaagtaatgtgatagtagtggtaacggtaacaaaaggtaacagtagtaaaagcaatgtttttggtattttgtagtgatgatagaaatagcaacgggaaagtaaataagcgaagaacaatatatggaaagctcgtaggcaatggatcagtgatggagaattatgtcggatgcggttcatcatgtaacagtcataacctagggtgacacagaactagctccagttcattgatataatgtaggcatgtattctgaatatagtcatacgtgcttatggaaaagaacttgcatgatatcttttgtcctaccctcccgtggcagtggggtccttacggaaactaaggaaaattaaggcctccttttaatagagaaccagaacaaagcattaacacatagtgaatacatgaactcctcaaactacggtcatcaccggtaagtatcccgattattgtcacttcggggttaacggatcataacacataataggtgactatagacttacaagataggatcaagaacactcatatattgatgaaaacataataggttcagatctgaaatcatggcactcgggccctagtgacaagcattaagcatagcaaagtcatagtaacatcaatctcagaacatagtggatactagggatcaaaccctaacaaaactaactcgattacatgatagatcccatccaacccatcaccatccagcaagcctatgatggaattactcacgcacggcggtgagcataatgaaattggtgatggaggatggttgatgatgatgatggcgacggattcccctctccggagcccaaacggactccagatcagccctcttgagaggttttagggcttggcggcggctccgtatcgtaaaacgcaatgatttcttctccctgatttttttctccccgaaactcgatatatggagttggagttggagtcggagaggcaacaaggggcccacgaggtagggggctcgccctaggggggcaggcgcgccctccaccctcgtggagaggtggtgggccccctggccttcatcttttgcaggtatttttcttattttctgaaaagtggctccgtgaagtttcaggtcattccgagaatgtttgctcttgcacataaataacatcatggtaattctgctgaaaatagcgtcagcccgggttagttccatttaaatcatgcaagttagagtccaaaacaagggcaaaagtgtttggaaaagtagatacattggagacgtatcatccactaacaaggttgatcaagtcttgttaacaaactcatttcgagtaacatgaaaccggaaaaatttcgaatgacactatgttatctcaacggggatatgcacatccccaacaataagaatatcatatattttttcttgacagtaggaagaggaaattcaaaacctccaaaaataatcgatggaatttctccaatagaattgatactgtggacttgaggttgtttcctcggaaaatgtaccgtatgctcattaccgtatgctcattaccattaacatgaaaagtgacattgcctttggtgcaatcagtaacagcccctacggcattcaaaaagggtcttccaagaataatagacatactatcgtcctcgggaatatcaagaataacaaagtctgttaaaatagtaatgtttgcaaccacaacaggcacatcctcacaaatactgacagttataacagttgatttatcagccatttgcaaagatatttcagtaggtgtcaacttattcaaatcaagtctacgatataaagagagaggcatgacactaacaccggctccaatatcacataaagcacttttaacatagtttcttttaatggagcatggtatagttggtactcctggatctcctagtttcttagatattccacccttaaaagtataattagcaagcatggtggaaatttcagcttccggtatctttcctttattagtaacaatatctttcatgtacttagcataaggattcagtttaagcatatcagtcaaacgcatacacaaaaagataggtctaatcatttcagcaaagcgctcaaaatcctcatcatcctttttcttggatggtttgggaggaaaaggcatgggtttctgaacccaaggctctctttccttaccgtgtttcctagcaacaaagtctctcttatcataacgccgatcctttgattgtgggttatcaagatcaacaacaggttcagctTCTacctcattatcattgctaggttgagaatcaacatgaacattatcattaacattatcactagtttcatgttcattaccagattgtgtttcagcatcaaaaatagagatatcattgggattctcaggtgtgtcgataacaggttcactagaagcatgcaaagtcctatcatttttctttttcttcctcttagaaggactaggtgcatcaatatcatttctctgagaatcttgctcaattctcttaggatggccctcgggatacaaaggttcatgggtcattttaccacctctagtcataactctaacaacattatcattattcttactatttaattcattcagcaaatcattctgagctttaagtacgtGTTCTAGTTGAGTGGTAaccgtagaagcatgtttactaatgagtttaaggtcacctttaactctagagatataatcacccaagtgttcaatcatataagcattttgtttcagttgtctaccaaaataagcattgaagtcttcttgctttaccataaagttatcaaactcatccaaacattggctagcaaacttagtaggagggatttcagctttatcatatctatagagagaatttacctttactacctgtgttgggttatcaagaccatgtgtttcttcaataggtgatggattaaaaccatatatttcttcaacaggcggtaaattaagaccatgtatttcttcaataggaggtaaattcttaacatcttcaactttaatgcccttttctttcatggatttctttgcctcttgcatatcttcaggactgagaaatagtacaccccttttcttcggagtgggtttaggaataggctcaggaggtgtccaattattttcatttgtcaacatattattcaatagaatttcagcttcatccggtgttctttccctgaaaacagaaccagcacaactatccaggtggtctctggaagcatcggttagtccactataaaagatatcaagtatttcatttttcttaagaggatgatcatgcaaagcattaagtaattggagaagcctcccccaagcttgtgggagactctcttcttcaatttgcacaaaattatatatatcccttaaggcagcttgtttcttatgagcagggaaatatttagcagagaagtaataaatcatatcatggggactacgcacacaaccaggatcaagagaattaaaccatatcttagcatcaccctttaatgagaacgaaaatattttaaggatataaaagtagcgagttctctcatcattagtgaacatggtggctatatcatttaatttagtaagatgtgccacaacattttcagattcatagtcataagaaggatcagattcagccaaagtaattatatcaggatcaatagagaattcataatccttattagtaacaaagataggtgaagtagcataagcaggatcatatttcattctagcattcagagttttttgtttaagcttagctaataatttcttaagatcacttttatcattgcatgcaagaaagtctcttttagtttcttcatccataacatagccctcaggcacaacaggcaattcatatttattagaagagccttcatcatcactttcatcaatattattagtttcaataatttcattctctctagccctagcaagttgttcatcaagaaattcaccaagtggcacagtagtatcaagcctagaagtagtttcatcataagtatcatgcatagcagaagtggcatcatcaataatatgcgacatatcagaattaataacagaagcaggtttaggtgttgcaagcttactcaaaacagaaggtgaatcaagtgcagagatagatggcagttccttaccttccctcgtagttgagggataaatttttgttttcgcgtctttcatgttcttcatagtgaccagcagatataaatcccaagtgactcaaagaatagagccatGCTCccaggcaacagcgccagaaaatagtcttgataacccataagtataggggatcgcaacagttttcgagggtagagtgttcaacccaaatttattgattcaacacaaggggagccaaaaaatattctcaagtattagcagctgagttgtcaattcaaccacacctggaaacttaatatctgcaacaagtgtttagtagcaaagtaatatgatagtagtggtaacggtagcaaaaggtaacggtagcaaaagtaatatttttggtattttgtagtgatgataacaatagcaacggaaaagtaaataagcgaagaacaatatatggaaagctcataggcaatggatcggtgatggagaattatgtcggatgtggttcatcatgtaacagtcataacctagggtgacatagaactagctccagttcatcaatgtaatgtaggcatgtattccgaatatagtcatacgtgcttatggaaaagaacttgcgtgacatcttttgtcctaccctcccgtggcagcggggtcctagcagaaactaagggatattaaggcctccttttaatagagtaccggaccaaagcactaacacatggtgaatacatgaactcctcaaactatggtcatcaccgggagtggtcccgattattgtcacttcggggttgccggatcataacacatagtaggtgactatagacttgcaagataggatcaagaactcacatatattaatgaaatcataataggttcagatctgaaatcatggcactcaggccctactgacaagcattaagcatagcaaagtcatagcaacatcaatttcagaacatagtggatactagggatcaaaccctaacaaaattaactcgattacatgataaatctcatccaacccatcaccgtccagcaagcctatgatggaattacacacacacacggcggtgagcatcatgaaattggtgatggaggatggttgatgatgacgacggcgacggattcccctttccggagccccgaacggactccagatcaaccctcccgagagagtttagggcttggcgatggctccatatcgtaaaacgcgatgaatccttcccctttatttttttctccccgaacacgaatatatggagttggagttgaggtcggtggagctccagggggcccacgaggcaggggggcacgtccaaggagggcaggcgcgcccccaccctcgtggctagggtgtggccccctggccttgattctttgccagtattttttattatttccaaaaataatctccgtggagttttaggtcattccgagaacttttgtttctgcacataaataacaccatggcaattctgctgaaaacagcgtcagtccgggttagttccattcaaatgatgcaagttagagtccaaaataagggcaaaagtgtttggaaaagtagatacgacgaagacgtatcagtccACATGCTGGCAaaatttggtgtcatttcatgcataGTAGCAAACACATAATATACAACCTAAACCGTTCGGGTAGGCCGACAAGGCATGTCTGGAAACACTTTTTTACCTCCACCAAATAGGCCTATTTTTTTGCACATTGGCATCACCATGGCCAacatgcatgccaagtttcatcgatttatgacattttatgcattttctagggttttttcaAGTGAAAACCCCCTAAAACACAGGCCGAACATAACACAACGTGCATTCGGTGTTCGAATTCATTCAAATTTTGCGTGGAGGACAACCTTGTTTTTTCACATTAACCAAATGGATCCAAATTTGATTGCATGGGGGGagaaccctagaaaatgcatataAAGTTGGGTAGGACAAAAGGCCCCCTCTGAGAGCACGCTACTTCTCGACATTGTTTTTCATCCATCAACTAGCCCCAAAATATTCCACCAACTTCTTTGACGAATTCAAGGCATCTCAAAATGTTTGGATTTTGACAAGTTTTGTGTTTTCTGCAATTTTCTCAGTGAAAAAGGGTTGATAAATGGCCGGACATGTCGCAACGTGCAAACGGCGTAGGAAGTCATTCAAACCTAGCATGGACGCCTCATATGTCCGTGTCAGGCTGCTCCAAGAAGTTGGGGTTATTTATCCATAGTCTCCAAAAAATACCAGTTTTAGGAGTGTGCTATACTTCGGGTGCATCCGTGGGCATGTAGTTTTTTTTCTAATTTGAATGCCTATGGTATTTGCAATTTCAGTCATTATCAATCAACATGAATATTTTCTTATATCCATGTAATTTCTTGAAATTGgtcaacaattttggaatttcaAATTGTGTGCGAAAATTTTATAAACTTGAACACTTTTTCCAAAATTGTGAACAGATACCCAACAATTGATGTTGTACACAAATTGCAAACCACATACTTTTTAAAAATCTATATATATTTTTGAAATGCAACCATTTCTTAACGGAAAAAATTCAAAaacaggatttttttttgaaaatccaattttttttaaattataaacaatatttgaaaacaagaacaatttttggtgttccaaaaatatttcaatttttaaATAGGTTTCAAAAATGATAATGAGGttcaaaaggagaaaaatgaattaacggaaaaagaaaataaaacgaaaaaaataaagaaaaaatgctCAGGCCTTGGTTCAACTAGACGCCGACATCGCTCCCGTCGGGTGCCTGTTGGGCCGACCCAAGCATTCGcggatttaaaaaaagttcatcaattttgaagaaaaaaatgttcatgaatttaaaaaaaacaCGGGCTTTGACAAATGTTAGTAAAAGTTGAAAAGAGTTCATGGATTGAAAAGGTTCACAGATTTTAAAATAAAGTTCAACAATTTAAGAAAATATGCATGAATGTTAAAAGTTCATGGTTTTAAGAAAAAGGTTGATGTTTTAAAAATAGTCACGAATTTTAATAAAGAAAAGGAAatggaaaagagagaaaaataaaaaaaagtagaAGGAAAACGAGacaaacaaaaacagaaaaaaataaaaccacAACATGTTTCGAAAGATGTTCGGAAATTGTTCATGTTTCGAAATTTtgttcaaatttcaaaaaatgtttgctgaAATTTCGTTCATAAATTCAAAATTGTTCGACATTTCAAAATTATTcacattttttatataaaatttccgATTTTTTTAAAATGTTTCATATATATTAACGTTCTTATGTTTTTTTGTATTTCGTGCTAGAATATATCACATACAGTGGTGGGGTGAAGTGGCTAGCAGCTCGCGACATACTTTTGAAAAAGACGATCTTgtcttttttaaaaagaaaaattgTATATGGTAATCTCAACCGTTAATATTAGCCCTTGGCTTCTGGTCAGTTAGTTCCCTCCACTGTCATATTCATACCTAGCTGCCGAGTTCAATCAGCAACCAAGCAGAGTAGAACTGTTCACTTTTTAAACAAGGGAGGAGAGGAATCAATTCCTCTGCTTCTACTCTGTTCGTTTCTTCAAGGAGAACAATTCTACCATCACCATTGTCTGCCAATTCCTTGCCTTGTTTCAGTTTTTTCGAGTTGATTTGATCCGTAAACTGTCATTTGACCTAGGCCCTACCTGTCCGTATGTGCTCGCTCACAAATGCACATCTGCTACATCGAATAAACACACCGCAGGGACAGAACAACGAATAAATACACAGGCAGAAAATACGTATATATGATAACGCAACTATCCAACAACCGCTAATATTTCAACAGTTTATTGCAAACCATCGGAGACAGATAAATTGGATGTTGAGCATCTCTTCCGCGATGTTACAAACCAAGGGAAACACGCGAGTTCAGTGTTCAATGGGTTCACACCATTTTTACAGGGTATATAGTTGCACGTTTCGTTATCAAGGACCATATATAGCCCACTGGGAGGTTAAAAAAGATAAAACCAGTGTGCGTTATTTGCATACATCATCAGATTCTGCAGCGTGTAGCCAGCCGATGACGCGGTGACCGCGGCAGCACCGCTTCACTCACAAGATCAGTGGCATACAATGGACCAAGTATATTGGTAGGCGGGTTTAAGGATCACACGACTTCACGTTTTAGGGGGTCTCAGGCTCTGATGATGAAGTATATTGGGCTCTCCTTTCCAGCCGGTAGCCTGGTGTTTGACAGTTTAGCAAACAGATTAAGAAAGAAACGATCATAACAACTCTTGACATGGAAGATATATATGGTGATGCACTGATGCTATGCAACACACACACAAAATGATATTATTGTGAGAGAGATTTTATTTACCATCAACATATGCTACAGGAACGTGCTGAAGCTTTTCCCAATTGGGATCTCCAACTGTTCTGCATGAACTCATCAACATCTCATTGGAGCGACTGAGTTTGAAGCACTCAAGAGACTGCGGCAGCGTTGGAAGCGACCGAATATTCCTGCAGCCCTTGAGGCCCAGGTCCTTCAGTGACGTCAGGTGCTCCATTTGATCTGGCAAGGTGTCCCAGCTGCAACCGAAGATATAGAGTGAACGGAGGTGGGAGCAAAACCCACCAAGTTCTGGGCCAAGTTTTGTGCTGCAACAGTGCAGGCTGAGTGTGTTGAGATACTTTGGGCCACCATTGTGCTTACCCATCATCCAACTTGGGTAGCTCAAACCATCGTAGCAGTATATGGTCAGTGATTCGAGAAGCTTCGGTGGGCATAGACCCTCTAGTACCTCTGTCTGAACTTTCTTTTCTTTTAACTCTGCTCTGTCATCATAATTCCACCACAGTTCCAATGTTCTGAGCCCTTGTTTATCGGCTAGGTTGGCTTCAAGAGCTTCCTGCTGGCTTTCAACGTTTTGGAGGCCCAAGATAGTCAGTTTGCCGCAAAGCTGGTTTAGGTCGCTGAGTTGCTTTAACTCGCACCCTTGTTCCTTTCTTACTTCAAATGTTTCCAGCGTTCGAAGTAATGTCAGCCTGCCAATGCTTTGAATTTCCTGAAACGGCACTTGGATTATATGTCGCAAGTTGATGAGGCTAAACATATCTTCACACGAGTCAAACACCAAATCACTAATATTACCAAAATCTAGAACCTGCATGTGGTAAAGCTTGGTCAAAGTGCCTGGTAAAACCAGCCTGCTGTCTGAACCATATCTAGTCATAAAAGCAAGATATCGTAGATGCCTTAGCTGACCAATAGATTCTGGGACTGACAACATACCTTGATCACTAGCTATGATAAGCACCCGCAACTTCCTTAGCTTCGCAAACAGACTCTTGAGGACTTTCTCCTCAACTGGTTTTTTCCATTCTGCACTGTCAATGATGAGAGTGCGCAGGTTATCCAATTTACATATTTTCTCAATGATCAATTCTGAACCATAGGTCTGAACAAAAACATGGCGGACGTCTGGGGGAACTTCATCTTCACATCCTTCCATTGTCCAGTTATCTCCTGACCTTTTCCACTGATTCTCGATTCTGAAACAATCACTTCCAGCGACCTTATCCGCTAAATCAAGCAACAGATCATGAACTATATAAGCGTCCATTTTATTGGAGTACTTCCCTACTTCAGGTTGCAGAAATGAGGCTGACACTAGTACATCAAAGTATCCCTGGCAAACATCTTCCAAATCCTTGCCTTCATCGCTACTTCTAGCAAACCCTTCTGCAGCCCAAAGCTTAACTAACTCATGTCGTTCCAAGTAACGTCTTCGAGGAAAAATACTGCAGTAAGCAAAGCATCGTCTGACCTGTTCATCAAGATGTTGGTagctccaccacagagctcccatgGTGTCATCCAAGTGGTTCCCATCTCGGGAACTTCTCCAGTAATCAATGTTTGGCCTCATACGTAGCTGTCCTCCAACAATTTTGGCCGCCAGAGGTGATCCCTTCAGCTTTTTTGCAATGTGAGTCACAATGTCTTCGAGTCTTATTCGGTCATCAGCAGCAACGCACACGTTCTGAAATGCATAGTGCTTGAACAATTTCAGGAAGACATCTTTATCTAGGACTGACATGGGAATACATCTCTGCTCTACAGCACCCAGAGCTATCAATGCGTCTTTAGTTCGACTAGTCACCAGGATCTTGCTTCCTGCCTCTCCAGCATTCAGCGGTGAAAGTATCTGTTGCAGCTTCTCATACTGCCTCACATCTCTATTATTGTACCAAACATCATCTAGTACCAAGAGGAACCGTTTTCCATGCAGTTTCTTCTCCAAATTAGTCTGTAAGGTGTCAAGATTATTGAACTGAGGGCACGGGGTCCTGCTAGCGGCCTCAGACATCTGCCTGAAAATGGCATCCACACTAAAATCCTGAGAAACGTGAACCCACATAACAAGGTTGAAATGACCATCCTTTTGCTCACGAGCACAAACAAGTTGTGAAAGGGTTGATTTTCCAGAACCACTGATGCCATGAATGCCGATTACGGAATAACATTGAGCCCTATTGGTGTCTGGTTGAGCATCTTCTTCCTTATCATGAAGCATTGCAACTATGTTATCACAATCTTTATCTCTTCCGATTACCAGAGGTGGAGGCCTCGCCGTAGTGACCGCACCTCGTGAGTTGGCAGGTTTGCTCAAATTAACATTGCTTTTGTTTGGCAAGTTCATCTGTTCAAAAAATCCACATGCATCATTTATGACCTTTTCTATTTTTTCTAGGCTCTGCTTCAACTCGATTTTTGACATGCCACAGTCCTGCAAAACAAAATACCAAGCGAGGAAATCGATGAATGAGAAAATATTTCTACGGATCCGAGAAATATACATTAAAAAAAACTGAAGTTAGTTTTAATTTTAAGCTTGATTAGCAAAATAAGATTATTTTTAATATTATCCAACTCAGTTTTTGTTCGTCAGCTTGATATGGTTGCTAAGTTGTAAAGCCAGTGAGCCCCAAATAAACCAGAAAATCAAAGGTAGAGTTGATACTCCCCTTTTGCAATTATTCTAACATGTTTTCATGCAACAATTTAACAAAAAAAACCTTTTTATGCCCGAGATAAAATACAAACAAATAGAGGCAGTAAAGGACCTGATCTTTCAGGAAGTTGCACTTTTTCATGGCAGACGTCAAGAGCTTCTTCACATGACTCTTGTTGCGTCGAGGCCCGGCCACCTCTAACTTGAGATAGTCATCCTGTATCTGTTTCTCTAGGAGGTAATACTCAACATCATCCAAGATGTCCTCTGCTTCGTAGAAAGCAGACTTAAGATCGTTGAACAGCTGCTGCAGACGATGCCTGTAAGGGCTCTCCTCGACTATTTCCATCACGCGCTGCAGAAGCAAAATCTTTGGCTCCAGTTCCTTGAGCTTCTGCGACGCATCAAAGTTGAGGAGGGAGGAGGCTTTCTTGTAGAGCTCGGAGATGATGGGCGAGGCCACCCAcccagcggctttcatggcccatCCTACAGCGACAGCAGCGGACACCGGATCCGCCATTAGAAGCCGCAAGTCGTCGGGCGATTGGCTGGAGAGTATGC encodes the following:
- the LOC123104374 gene encoding putative disease resistance RPP13-like protein 1; amino-acid sequence: MADPVSAAVAVGWAMKAAGWVASPIISELYKKASSLLNFDASQKLKELEPKILLLQRVMEIVEESPYRHRLQQLFNDLKSAFYEAEDILDDVEYYLLEKQIQDDYLKLEVAGPRRNKSHVKKLLTSAMKKCNFLKDQDCGMSKIELKQSLEKIEKVINDACGFFEQMNLPNKSNVNLSKPANSRGAVTTARPPPLVIGRDKDCDNIVAMLHDKEEDAQPDTNRAQCYSVIGIHGISGSGKSTLSQLVCAREQKDGHFNLVMWVHVSQDFSVDAIFRQMSEAASRTPCPQFNNLDTLQTNLEKKLHGKRFLLVLDDVWYNNRDVRQYEKLQQILSPLNAGEAGSKILVTSRTKDALIALGAVEQRCIPMSVLDKDVFLKLFKHYAFQNVCVAADDRIRLEDIVTHIAKKLKGSPLAAKIVGGQLRMRPNIDYWRSSRDGNHLDDTMGALWWSYQHLDEQVRRCFAYCSIFPRRRYLERHELVKLWAAEGFARSSDEGKDLEDVCQGYFDVLVSASFLQPEVGKYSNKMDAYIVHDLLLDLADKVAGSDCFRIENQWKRSGDNWTMEGCEDEVPPDVRHVFVQTYGSELIIEKICKLDNLRTLIIDSAEWKKPVEEKVLKSLFAKLRKLRVLIIASDQGMLSVPESIGQLRHLRYLAFMTRYGSDSRLVLPGTLTKLYHMQVLDFGNISDLVFDSCEDMFSLINLRHIIQVPFQEIQSIGRLTLLRTLETFEVRKEQGCELKQLSDLNQLCGKLTILGLQNVESQQEALEANLADKQGLRTLELWWNYDDRAELKEKKVQTEVLEGLCPPKLLESLTIYCYDGLSYPSWMMGKHNGGPKYLNTLSLHCCSTKLGPELGGFCSHLRSLYIFGCSWDTLPDQMEHLTSLKDLGLKGCRNIRSLPTLPQSLECFKLSRSNEMLMSSCRTVGDPNWEKLQHVPVAYVDGYRLERRAQYTSSSEPETP